From the genome of Pelmatolapia mariae isolate MD_Pm_ZW linkage group LG12, Pm_UMD_F_2, whole genome shotgun sequence, one region includes:
- the LOC134639083 gene encoding serine/threonine-protein phosphatase 6 catalytic subunit-like, with amino-acid sequence MAPLDLDKYAEIAKQCKYLPENDLKRLCDYVCDLLLEESNVQPVSTPVTVCGDIHGQFYDLCELFRTGGQVPDTNYIFMGDFVDRGYYSLETFTYLLVLKAKWPDRITLLRGNHESRQITQVYGFYDECQTKYGNANAWRYCTKVFDMLTVAALMDEQILCVHGGLSPDIKTLDQIRTIERNQEIPHKGAFCDLVWSDPEDVDTWAISPRGAGWLFGAKVTNEFVHINNLKLICRAHQLVHEGYKFMFDEKLVTVWSAPNYCYRCGNIASIMVFKDANTREPKLFRAVPDSERVIPPRTTTPYFL; translated from the exons ATGGCGCCTCTAGATTTGGATAAATATGCAGAGATTGCAAAGCAGTGTAAATACCTCCCAGAAAACGATCTTAAG AGGTTATGTGACTACGTGTGTGATCTTCTGCTGGAGGAGTCCAACGTGCAGCCCGTCTCCACTCCTGTAACAGTGTGTGGGGACATACATGGACAG TTTTATGATCTTTGTGAACTCTTCCGAACTGGTGGCCAGGTTCCAGACACAAATTACATCTTCatg GGTGACTTCGTCGACCGAGGGTATTACAGCTTGGAGACGTTCACCTATCTGCTAGTGCTGAAGGCCAAATGGCCTGACCGCATCACTCTTCTACGTGGAAACCATGAGAGCAGGCAGATCACCCAAGTTTACGGCTTTTATG ATGAGTGCCAGACCAAGTATGGGAATGCTAATGCCTGGCGTTATTGCACCAAAGTCTTTGATATGTTAACAGTTGCAGCT ctgATGGACGAGCAAATCCTGTGTGTCCATGGAGGCCTCTCTCCAGACATAAAGACCCTGGACCAAATTCGAACCATTGAGCGGAACCAGGAAATCCCCCACAAAGGAgctttttgtgatttggtgtgGTCAGACCCTGAAGATGTGGATACCTGGGCCATCAGCCCCAGAGGAGCTGGTTGGCTTTTTGGTGCCAAGGTCACAAATGAG ttcgtGCACATCAACAACCTGAAGCTGATCTGCAGGGCTCATCAACTCGTCCATGAGGGCTACAAGTTCATGTTCGATGAGAAGCTGGTAACCGTGTGGTCAGCTCCCAACTACTGCTACCGCTGTGGCAACATAGCCTCCATCATGGTCTTCAAAGACGCTAACACGAGAGAGCCCAAACTGTTCAGAGCAGTGCCCGACTCTGAAAGAGTCATCCCGCCCCGAACAACAACACCTTATTTCCTGTAA